The following are encoded together in the Mesoplodon densirostris isolate mMesDen1 chromosome 2, mMesDen1 primary haplotype, whole genome shotgun sequence genome:
- the CSRP1 gene encoding cysteine and glycine-rich protein 1 isoform X2 yields MPNWGGGKKCGVCQKAVYFAEEVQCEGSSFHKSCFLCMVCKKNLDSTTVAVHGEEIYCKSCYGKKGPSHRPVTNPNAAKFAQKIGGSERCPRCSQAVYAAEKVIGAGKSWHKSCFRCAKCGKGLESTTLADKDGEIYCKGCYAKNFGPKGFGFGQGAGALVHSE; encoded by the exons ATGCCGAACTGGGGAGGAGGTAAGAAGTGTGGGGTGTGCCAGAAGGCGGTGTACTTCGCTGAAGAGGTTCAGTGCGAAGGCAGCAGCTTCCACAAATCCTGCTTCCTGTGCA TGGTCTGCAAGAAGAACCTGGACAGCACCACCGTGGCCGTGCACGGCGAGGAGATCTACTGCAAGTCCTGCTACGGCAAGAA GGGCCCCAGCCACAGGCCCGTCACCAACCCCAATGCGGCCAAGTTCGCCCAGAAGATCGGCGGCTCTGAGCGCTGCCCGCGGTGCAGCCAGGCCGTCTACGCCGCCGAGAAGGTGATTGGTGCTGGGAAG tcCTGGCATAAGTCCTGCTTCCGGTGCGCTAAGTGCGGCAAAGGCCTCGAGTCCACCACCCTGGCCGACAAGGATGGCGAGATTTACTGCAAAG GATGCTATGCTAAAAACTTCGGGCCCAAGGGCTTCGGCTTTGGGCAGGGAGCTGGGGCTCTGGTCCACTCTGAGTGA
- the CSRP1 gene encoding cysteine and glycine-rich protein 1 isoform X1, with the protein MPNWGGGKKCGVCQKAVYFAEEVQCEGSSFHKSCFLCMVCKKNLDSTTVAVHGEEIYCKSCYGKKYGPKGYGYGQGAGTLSMDKGEALGIKHEEGPSHRPVTNPNAAKFAQKIGGSERCPRCSQAVYAAEKVIGAGKSWHKSCFRCAKCGKGLESTTLADKDGEIYCKGCYAKNFGPKGFGFGQGAGALVHSE; encoded by the exons ATGCCGAACTGGGGAGGAGGTAAGAAGTGTGGGGTGTGCCAGAAGGCGGTGTACTTCGCTGAAGAGGTTCAGTGCGAAGGCAGCAGCTTCCACAAATCCTGCTTCCTGTGCA TGGTCTGCAAGAAGAACCTGGACAGCACCACCGTGGCCGTGCACGGCGAGGAGATCTACTGCAAGTCCTGCTACGGCAAGAAGTACGGGCCCAAGGGCTACGGCTACGGGCAGGGCGCGGGCACGCTGAGCATGGACAAGGGGGAGGCGCTCGGCATCAAGCACGAGGA GGGCCCCAGCCACAGGCCCGTCACCAACCCCAATGCGGCCAAGTTCGCCCAGAAGATCGGCGGCTCTGAGCGCTGCCCGCGGTGCAGCCAGGCCGTCTACGCCGCCGAGAAGGTGATTGGTGCTGGGAAG tcCTGGCATAAGTCCTGCTTCCGGTGCGCTAAGTGCGGCAAAGGCCTCGAGTCCACCACCCTGGCCGACAAGGATGGCGAGATTTACTGCAAAG GATGCTATGCTAAAAACTTCGGGCCCAAGGGCTTCGGCTTTGGGCAGGGAGCTGGGGCTCTGGTCCACTCTGAGTGA